The Trueperaceae bacterium genome segment TCATCCTCGTCGCTGGGGCGGTCTACCTGCTGTTCGCGACCGCGCCCGAGGCGATCGTCAGGAACCGCATGCTGGTCGTGCCCGGCGCCTGGAAGCGCTTCCTGGCCGCCAGCGCCCTCGTGATCCTCGGCATCAGCGCCGTCGCCTACCTCTACGGCCTCGCCACGCGCCCGCTGCGCGCGGCGCGCTACGCCGTAACCGCCGGCACGCACATCTTCCTCTGGCTGGTGATCCTCGCCGTCTTCTACCCTGTCGCCTACCTGCTGGCAGTGGCGCTCAACCGCAACGACACGCTCGCGGGCGCGCTGCCGCGGGAGGGCAACCTGCTCGTTCGCGCGGGCGTGGTGCCCAACCCGGCCGACTTCTCGCTCGTGCAGTTCCAGAAGGTCCTGGCGGAGACGCACGTCCTCTGGTACCAGTGGTTGCTGGTCGCGGCCCTCCTGCTCGCGACGCTCATCCTGGTCGGCACGTTCGTGTCGCCGCGCTTCGGGCACGCCCCGGCGCGCGCCGAACGCACGCGCGCCCTCGCCGGCTGGGGGATCTTCGTCGCCGCCGCCCTGCTCGTCGTCAGCGTGCAGCCCGGCCAGTTCTACGGCGTGAGGGCGAGCGACGGCGCTCGCCTGCCCGCCAGCATCGGCGGCATGGTGCCGCTCTACATCCGCAACACGCTGCTCGTCTCGGGCGTCACCGGCGTGATGGCGGTGTTACTGTCCACCACCGCCGGCTACGCCTTCTCGCGGCTCAGGTTCCAGGGGCGCTACGGCACGCTGCTCGCGTTCGTGTTCGTGCAGATGTTCCCGACCTTCATGGCGCTCGTCGCGATCTTCTACCTGATGAGCCGCCTCGACCTGCTCAACACCTTCACCGGCCTGATCCTGGCCTACTCCGGCGGCGCCATAGCCTTCTCGTCGTGGATCTTCAAGGGCTACCTCGACTCCGTCAGCCCCAGCCTCGAGGAGGCCGCCATGGTCGACGGCGCCACCCGCTGGGGCTCATTCTGGCGCATCATCCTCCCCATCAGCGTCCCCATGCTCCTGTTCATCTTCCTGCAGCAGTTCATCGGCACGTACAGCGAGTTCATCCTCGCGAACACGATCCTGGTGGGTCAGGACCTCTGGACGGTGGGCGTGGGCCTCCGCAACTTCTCCACCAACCAGTTCGCCACGCAGTGGGGCGCAATGGCCGCCGCCGCGGTCCTCGGCAGCGTCCCGATCCTGATCGTCTTCTACTCGTTCCAGAACGCCCTGACCGGACAGTTCACGGCGGGAGGCGTGAAGGGGTGAGCGCCCGCCCGGTGGTAGACTCGGCCGGCATGAACGTCCACGACGCACTCGGCTTCGGCACTCAGATCTGCCTCGACGGCGCGAGCGCCGACCGGGGCGCCCTTGCCGACACGGACGTCACGCGTCGCCTCGTGGTGGATCTCCTCCGCGCCGTCGAGGGTCAGGACTGCGGCGCCGAGCCCGCCGCCGTGGTCGTGCTCGAGCGCGGCCCCGACGGCCACAGCGCCGCGCTGGTGCACGGCGAGTCGTGGGTTGCCGTGCACGCGTTCGCCGCCCTGAGGAGCGTCACGCTGCAGTCGTTCTCCGTGCGCGAGCTGCCCCTCGGGCGCGTCACCAGGCTGTTCCTCGCCTCGTACCGGGTGGGGCGGTTCCAGAGCTCGGTCAGGGGTCGCGGCACGCTGCTCCCGCGCGCCCCGGAGGAACTGCTGGCCACGCTCGTCGGCGCGCGCGACTACGAGCGACTGCGCGTCGCCCCCGCCGAGCGCGTGACGCTGTAGCCGTGGTCGCCCCCGGCCCCTACGTCCTCGCCCTCGACCAGGGCACGACGAGCTCGCGGGCGCTGCTGGTCGCCGCGGACGGTCGCATCGTCAGCGTCGCGCAGAAGGAGTTCCCGCAACACTACCCTCGGCCAGGTTGGGTCGAGCACGACGCGCTCGACCTCTGGTCCAGCCAGGTCGGCGTCGCCGGCGAGGCCATCGCCCGGGCCGGCGTGCCCGCGGGGGCGGTGGCCGGCATCGGCATCACCAACCAGCGCGAGACGACGGTGCTCTACGACCGGGCCACCCTCAGGCCCATCGCCAACGCCATCGTCTGGCAGGACCGCCGCACGGCGCCGGAGGTGGAGGCCCTGCGGGCCGCCGGGCACGAGGAGCTGGTGCGCGCCAAGACCGGACTGCTCCTAGACCCGTACTTCTCCGCGACCAAGATCGCGTGGCTACTCGATCACGTGCCCGGAGCGCGGGAGCGGGCGGAGGCGGGCGCCCTCGCCTTCGGCACCGTCGACACGTGGCTCGCCGCCCGCCTCACCGGCGGCGCGGCGCACGTGACCGACGTGTCCAACGCCTCGCGCACCCTCCTGTTCGACATCCACGAGCGCCGCTGGGACGACGAGCTGCTCGAGCTGTTCCGCGTGCCGCGCGCCTTGCTGCCGGAGGTCGTGCCCTCCTCCCACGTCGTCGGCCACGCCGAGGCCGGCCCCCTGGGCGGACTGCCGGTAGCGGCGCTCATAGGCGACCAGCAGGCGGCCACCTTCGGCCAGGCGTGTTTCACGCCCGGCCAGGCCAAGGCGACCTACGGCACCGGCGCGTTCCTGGTGCTCAACACGGGGACCACGGCGCAAGCACCCTTCGACCGCCTCCTGACCACGGTCGCGTGGCAGCAGGGAAAGGCGGTGGAGTACGCGCTCGAGGGCAGCATCTTCATGGCGGGCGCCGTCTTGCAGTGGCTGCGCGACGGGCTGGGGATCGTGCGCGACGCCGCCGAGGCGAGCGCGCTGGCGAGCAGCGTCCCGGACGCGGGTGGCGTCGTCTTCGTGCCGGCCCTCACAGGGCTGGGGGCGCCGCACTGGGACCCAAGGGCGCGCGGCACCGTCTTGGGCATCAGCCGCGGGACCACCGCCGCCCACCTGGCGCGCGCCGCCCTCGAGGGCGTCGCCCTGCAGGTGGCCGACGTGCTGCGCACCATGCAGAGCGCCTCCAGCGCGCCGCTCGCCGAGCTGCGGGTCGACGGCGGCGCCTCGCGCAGCGACCTCCTCATGCAGCTCCAGGCGGACGTGTCGGGCGTGGAGGTCGTGCGCTCGGCCGAGAGCGAGACCACCGCGCTCGGCGCGGCCTACCTGGCCGGGCTCGCCCTTGGCGTATGGCCCGACCGCGACGCAGTCGCCGCCAACTGGCGCGCCGGCCGCCGCTTCACGCCCCGCATCACGGACAGGGAGCGCGACGCCATGCTCGCGCGCTGGGCGGAGGCGGTCTCCCGCGCCCGCGGCTGGGCGGAGGCCTGACGGCGCCGGCGTCCGGCCCCGGCGGGTACACTTGTCGTGCCCAGCCGCCCGGCGCCCAGCGCGCGGCGGGAGGGCCACGGGCCGGAATGGCGGAACGGTAGACGCTGCAGACTTAAAATCTGCTGCCCGTGAGGGCGTGCGGGTTCGAGCCCCGCTTCCGGCACCACGAGAACGCCNNNNNNNNNNNNNNNNNNNNNNNNNNNNNNNNNNNNNNNNNNNNNNNNNNNNNNNNNNNNNNNNNNNNNNNNNNNNNNNNNNNNNNNNNNNNNNNNNNNNAGACCGGCGTGTTCTCGCTGCCGGCGACGAAGGAGACGACGTCCTGCACGCCCCTAACGATGTCGAGGTTCGGTACGGACGCTCCCCTGCACGGCCTCCTTCGGAGAAGAGCTTGTCGGCGGTGGGAGTTGAGCAACCGGGCGCAGCGAACCTTTGGCAACCGCGGCATCGCCAGCGACCTCTGCATGTCAGACCCCGAAGGGGCGCCGTCGCGAGGGCGGGCCTTAATGCCCATTTAAGGACCCCCGGCCTAGACTCGCGGCCATGCGGAACCCTAGTCGAACGTCACACCTGGTCATCCTCAGCGTACTGATCGCTGCGGCCGTCTGGTCGCTGCCGGCCTGCGGCGGCTCTCCCGCCCCGCAACCGCCCCAGGCCCTCTCGAGCGTGACGGGTACGATCACCCTCCCCGCCGGCGTCGCAGTCGACCTCGCCACCCTCACCGCCACCACCCCCAGCGGCAGCGCGCGCGTGTCTGCTGCTGGTACGTTCGAGGTGCAGGTCTTCGCGGGCGCAGCCACCGAGGTCGGGATCGAGACGGCGGGGGGCGACCTGCTCCTCCTGGGAGTCACGGACGGCGCCAAGGTGGACGTCTCCCTCACCAGCACCGCCGAAGCGCTCCTCTACTACCTGACGGGTGCGGTCTGGTTGCCGCCGGCGCAGCAGGACACCGTGCGTGAACTCCTGCGCGGCAGGCCCGAGGCGGGCATCCTAGCTGACGAGCTCGAGCAGCAACTGCGTGCCGGTGGCAACGGCCTTAAGGACCCGGACGGCGCGCTCCTCTCGGCGTTGGACGCCGCGCACGCCTCCCTCCTGGGGGACGTGCGCCTCGCCGGCCTGGCCGCCCGAGCCGCCGAGGCGGCGCTGCGCGTGAGCGGCGCCCAGCGGCTCACGCCCGCCGCCGTGGAGGACAACAACATCCTGATAGACCCGGGCTCGCCCCAGTCGGGTGCGGAGGTCGTGCATAACCCCAACGGCGCCGGCGTGGTCGCGCAGAACTCGTACCGCCGCCCGGCGGCGCTGCTCGCCTACGAGGTCGGTTGGGAGGACGCTGACCGGGTGCTGCACGACGTCGACCCACCGGGATTGGTCGAGCGCGTGGACGTGCCGGCCACCGGCAAGCTGGAGCTCTTCACCAACCTGCTCGACGCGATCACCGGCGACGCCCCATGGGCGCCCGCCCTGTCCGACCCGCTGCGCCTCGCCGGCCGGCTCGGCGCCAGCCGCACCCACTACCAGCTCGTCCTGATCGGGCCGGGCACGAACGGCAGCGCCTCTCCCATCGCCAGCGACCCGCGCTTCGCCTCGTTCCGCGGCGAGTGGGACGACATCGCCTTCGAGAAGTCGCTGGAGCTGTTCCTGAACGACCTCCTGTTGCCCGTCATGGAGGTCTACGGGCTCGGCAGCATGGCGAAGCTGGACGCCGCCAAGCTCGCCAAGATGCGTGGCGAGGTGAGGGCCATCTACGACACGCACCTCACAGGCCTGGGCGTCTTCCTCAAACCGGGCGAGGGGTCTTACGCCAACGG includes the following:
- a CDS encoding sugar ABC transporter permease, translating into MLVVPGAWKRFLAASALVILGISAVAYLYGLATRPLRAARYAVTAGTHIFLWLVILAVFYPVAYLLAVALNRNDTLAGALPREGNLLVRAGVVPNPADFSLVQFQKVLAETHVLWYQWLLVAALLLATLILVGTFVSPRFGHAPARAERTRALAGWGIFVAAALLVVSVQPGQFYGVRASDGARLPASIGGMVPLYIRNTLLVSGVTGVMAVLLSTTAGYAFSRLRFQGRYGTLLAFVFVQMFPTFMALVAIFYLMSRLDLLNTFTGLILAYSGGAIAFSSWIFKGYLDSVSPSLEEAAMVDGATRWGSFWRIILPISVPMLLFIFLQQFIGTYSEFILANTILVGQDLWTVGVGLRNFSTNQFATQWGAMAAAAVLGSVPILIVFYSFQNALTGQFTAGGVKG
- the glpK gene encoding glycerol kinase GlpK, which produces MVAPGPYVLALDQGTTSSRALLVAADGRIVSVAQKEFPQHYPRPGWVEHDALDLWSSQVGVAGEAIARAGVPAGAVAGIGITNQRETTVLYDRATLRPIANAIVWQDRRTAPEVEALRAAGHEELVRAKTGLLLDPYFSATKIAWLLDHVPGARERAEAGALAFGTVDTWLAARLTGGAAHVTDVSNASRTLLFDIHERRWDDELLELFRVPRALLPEVVPSSHVVGHAEAGPLGGLPVAALIGDQQAATFGQACFTPGQAKATYGTGAFLVLNTGTTAQAPFDRLLTTVAWQQGKAVEYALEGSIFMAGAVLQWLRDGLGIVRDAAEASALASSVPDAGGVVFVPALTGLGAPHWDPRARGTVLGISRGTTAAHLARAALEGVALQVADVLRTMQSASSAPLAELRVDGGASRSDLLMQLQADVSGVEVVRSAESETTALGAAYLAGLALGVWPDRDAVAANWRAGRRFTPRITDRERDAMLARWAEAVSRARGWAEA